One segment of Panthera leo isolate Ple1 chromosome A3, P.leo_Ple1_pat1.1, whole genome shotgun sequence DNA contains the following:
- the GAREM2 gene encoding GRB2-associated and regulator of MAPK protein 2 yields the protein MEKLAAGLAGLRWSMGAFPLDLIVSRCRLPTLACLGPGEYAEGVSERDILLIHSCRQWTTVTAHTLEEGHYVIGPKIDIPLQYPGKFKLLEQARDVREPVRYFSSVEEVASVFPDRIFVMEAITFSVKVVSGEFSEDSEVYNFTLHAGDELTLMGQAEILCAKTTKERSRFTTLLRKLGRAGALAGVGGGGPGGAGAAGGGGGGGGARPVKGKMPCLICMNHRTNESLSLPFQCQGRFSTRSPLELQMQEGEHTVRAIIERVRLPVNVLVPSRPPRNPYDLHPVREGHCYKLVSIISKTVVLGLALRREGPAPLHFLLLTDTPRFALPQGLLAGDPRVERLVRDSASYCRERFDPDEYSTAVREAPAELADDCASPRRARLCLPAPPRAPAPARAPGPPGDGEQEYVSPDWAGPPEPGAPPAEIPYEELWTHQAAEGLAEGRTRPPPGPDLISFGAAGPPRLEPEAPPPPVPPKSEAVKEECRLLNAPPVPPRGGNGGGRPSGSPPVPPRFPKLQPIHSPSSSLSYYSSGLQDGAASRSGSGSPSPDAYSLYCYPCTWGDCKAGEASGRPPPGPLPSTTQPSQAARALAEPPSSRAASVLGADTPVKAYHGCPPLFKPSHPQKRFAPFGALNPFSGPAYPSGPSVAASPGPTTTSGPLATSSPAFSPGPGSPGQAYSAAPPSCPTSSSSSSEWPEPALEPFELGQGGSPEPELLRCQEPRAVGAPGPGPCLSPLGPPKAFEPEGLVLRQVPTPLSPVALQGPEAGGARLLLAQGRLEGPPASPREGVAGWGGRDASSWQPPADLSALSLEEVSRSLRFIGLSEDVVSFFARERIDGSIFVQLSEDILADDFHLTKLQVKKIMQFIKGWRPKI from the exons ATGGAGAAGCTGGCGGCCGGGCTGGCCGGCCTGCGCTGGAGCATGGGCGCCTTCCCGCTCGACCTCATCGTCAGCCGCTGCCGCCTGCCCACGCTCGCCTGCCTCGGGCCAG ggGAGTATGCTGAGGGTGTCAGTGAGAGAGACATCCTGCTCATTCACTCCTGCCGCCAGTGGACAACGGTGACAGCCCATACCCTGGAGGAGGGCCACTACGTCATCGGACCCAAGATTGACATCCCCCTGCAGTACCCAG GGAAGTTCAAGCTCCTGGAGCAGGCCCGGGACGTGCGGGAGCCGGTGAGGTACTTCAGCAGCGTGGAAGAGGTGGCCAGCGTCTTCCCTGACCGCATCTTTGTGATGGAAGCTATCACCTTCAGTGTCAAG GTGGTGTCGGGCGAGTTCAGCGAGGACAGCGAGGTGTACAACTTCACGCTGCATGCGGGCGACGAGCTCACGCTCATGGGCCAGGCGGAGATCCTGTGTGCCAAGACCACCAAGGAGCGTTCGCGCTTCACCACGCTGCTGCGCAAgctgggccgggccggggcgCTGGCCGGGGTGGGAGGCGGCGGCCCCGGGGGTGCGGGGGCCgcgggtggcggcggcggcggcggcggcgccagGCCCGTCAAGGGCAAGATGCCCTGCCTCATCTGCATGAACCACCGCACCAACGAGAGCCTGAGCCTGCCCTTCCAGTGCCAGGGCCGCTTCAGCACGCGCAGCCCGCTGGAGCTGCAGATGCAGGAGGGCGAGCACACGGTGCGCGCCATCATCGAGCGCGTGCGGCTCCCCGTGAACGTGCTGGTGCCCAGCCGGCCGCCGCGCAACCCCTACGACCTGCACCCGGTGCGGGAGGGCCACTGCTACAAGCTGGTCAGCATCATCTCCAAGACCGTGGTGCTGGGGCTGGCGCTGCGCCGCGAGGGCCCGGCGCCGCTGCACTTCCTGCTGCTCACCGACACGCCGCGCTTCGCGCTGCCGCAGGGCCTGCTGGCCGGGGACCCGCGCGTGGAGCGCCTGGTGCGCGACAGCGCCTCCTACTGCCGCGAGCGCTTCGACCCCGACGAGTACTCCACCGCCGTGCGCGAGGCGCCCGCCGAGCTGGCCGACGACTGCGCCAGCCCGCGCCGCGCGCGCCTCTGCCTGCCCGCGCCCCCGCGCGCCCCGGCGCCCGcccgcgcccccggcccgcccGGCGACGGCGAGCAGGAGTACGTGAGCCCCGACTGGGCCGGCCCGCCAGAGCCCGGCGCGCCGCCCGCCGAGATCCCCTACGAGGAGCTGTGGACGCACCAGGCGGCCGAGGGCCTCGCCGAGGGCCGGACGCGGCCGCCCCCCGGGCCCGACCTCATCTCCTTCGGGGCCGCCGGGCCGCCCCGCCTGGAGCCGGAGGCACCGCCGCCTCCCGTCCCTCCCAAGTCCGAGGCG GTGAAGGAGGAGTGCCGCCTGCTCAACGCCCCACCTGTGCCTCCCCGGGGTGGCAATGGCGGCGGCCGACCCTCGGGCAGCCCCCCGGTGCCCCCACGCTTCCCCAAGCTGCAGCCCATCCACTCCCCCAGCTCCAGCCTCTCCTACTACTCCTCTGGCCTCCAGGATGG GGCAGCCTCCCGCAGCGGCAGCGGCTCACCGTCACCGGATGCCTACTCCCTTTACTGCTACCCGTGCACCTGGGGAGACTGCAAGGCCGGCGAGGCCTCCGGCCGCCCACCCCCGGGACCCCTGCCCTCCACCACGCAGCCCAGCCAGGCCGCGCGGGCCCTCGCAGAGCCCCCGAGCAGTCGGGCTGCCTCCGTCTTGGGGGCTGACACCCCCGTCAAGGCGTACCACGGCTGCCCGCCTCTGTTCAAGCCCTCTCACCCACAGAAACGCTTTGCTCCGTTCGGAGCTCTCAACCCCTTTTCGGGGCCTGCCTACCCCTCGGGCCCTTCCGTGGCCGCCTCTCCTGGGCCCACGACCACCTCGGGCCCCCTGGCTACCTCCAGCCCTGCTTTTTCTCCAGGCCCAGGCTCACCAGGCCAGGCCTACTCGGCTGCTCCCCCCTCCtgtcccacctcctcctcctcctcttccgaGTGGCCGGAACCAGCCCTGGAGCCCTTTGAGCTGGGCCAGGGCGGTTCCCCGGAGCCCGAGCTGCTGCGCTGTCAGGAGCCCAGagctgtgggggcacctgggcccGGACCCTGCCTCTCGCCACTCGGACCCCCCAAGGCCTTTGAACCAGAAGGTCTGGTGCTGCGGCAGGTCCCCACCCCACTGTCACCGGTGGCCCTGCAGGGGCCCGAGGCGGGCGGAGCTCGGCTCCTTCTCGCCCAAGGGCGCCTGGAGGGGCCTCCTGCCAGTCCCCGGGAGGGGGTCGCAGGCTGGGGAGGCCGGGATGCCTCCTCCTGGCAGCCCCCCGCTGACCTGTCTGCACTCTCCCTGGAAGAAGTCTCTCGAAGTCTGCGTTTCATCGGGCTCTCAGAGGACGTGGTGAGCTTCTTTGCCAGAGAACGCATTGACGGCAGCATCTTCGTGCAGCTCAGCGAGGACATCCTGGCAGATGACTTCCACCTCACCAAGCTGCAGGTGAAGAAGATCATGCAGTTCATCAAAGGCTGGCGGCCCAAGATCTGA